A window of Sulfurimonas gotlandica GD1 contains these coding sequences:
- a CDS encoding DUF302 domain-containing protein, whose translation MKRKIVMMVATVFAAFTMSGCTAMNLGVKFMGFDEKTQESYAAMMDVVDETGDPAQAMMKEWLITDDSLSEEDIFDEMKSLAGDHNMRFVGEKPMFRIKDPKPNQVSRARIGEFCSLGVAKKMLDHSRFYGGFMPCRIIYVEYGDGRRYLVSMDMTLALYGGTDVKPIDPGLMADMENVKTAMEKIPLKAAGYDTQADADKAMIKYYTEKGIKERLPVIKK comes from the coding sequence ATGAAAAGAAAAATAGTAATGATGGTAGCAACAGTATTTGCTGCATTTACAATGAGCGGTTGTACTGCGATGAACTTAGGTGTTAAGTTTATGGGCTTTGATGAAAAAACACAGGAATCTTATGCTGCAATGATGGATGTAGTTGATGAAACAGGTGATCCGGCTCAAGCCATGATGAAAGAATGGTTAATTACTGATGATAGCTTAAGCGAAGAAGATATCTTCGATGAGATGAAATCACTAGCTGGTGATCACAACATGAGATTTGTTGGTGAAAAACCAATGTTTAGAATCAAAGATCCTAAGCCAAACCAAGTATCACGTGCTAGAATTGGTGAGTTTTGTTCTCTAGGTGTTGCTAAGAAAATGTTAGATCACTCTCGTTTTTACGGTGGTTTCATGCCATGTCGTATTATCTATGTTGAGTACGGTGATGGTAGAAGATACTTAGTATCTATGGATATGACTCTTGCACTTTATGGTGGAACTGATGTAAAACCAATTGATCCAGGACTCATGGCTGATATGGAAAATGTTAAAACAGCAATGGAAAAGATTCCTTTAAAAGCTGCTGGTTATGACACTCAAGCAGATGCTGATAAAGCAATGATTAAATATTATACTGAGAAGGGTATCAAAGAAAGACTACCTGTTATCAAAAAATAA
- a CDS encoding sensor domain-containing diguanylate cyclase, which yields MKDKLKIIERQNSVLNKLNEIAAISDISPKETLRKALSIGKDYFGLEFGIVSHIVDETYTVDVQASPPETLFDGQEFVFGSTYCKTTLELDDVLAITDVTKSKYVGHPCHRDYELVSYIGAPVKVNSKVYGTINFSSPSARQLEYDKIDDEFMKLLARWAGSFLERQFAHDELSLTKKRFEMIFENNASGILLVDENCKINMVNKQFCDIIGFSKDELIGQSSRIFHTDDTSDKIRKENFSKTKDSSYMKLEYKLKTKDNKNIWCEFFGSPIKITEDTTNIIWNILDITAKKNLQEQLETQATTDYLTELHNRRYFTSRLEEEVARIKRDKKVTSSLLMFDLDKFKLINDTLGHLMGDVVLKIFADILKKNLRKSDIAGRIGGEEFAMILPSTNIREAKVLANRIREEVSNKKTIIDGNSINFTVSIGLTAIASDDANSDSAFARADTALYMAKGKGRNRVEVE from the coding sequence TTGAAAGATAAACTAAAAATAATAGAACGACAGAATAGTGTACTTAATAAACTAAATGAAATTGCAGCAATATCAGACATAAGTCCTAAAGAAACACTAAGAAAAGCTTTGAGTATTGGAAAAGATTATTTTGGTTTAGAGTTTGGAATCGTTAGTCATATTGTAGATGAAACTTACACAGTTGATGTTCAGGCTTCTCCTCCTGAAACCCTGTTTGACGGGCAAGAGTTTGTATTTGGTTCAACATACTGTAAAACTACTTTGGAGCTAGATGATGTTCTTGCTATTACAGATGTAACAAAGTCAAAATATGTTGGTCATCCATGTCACAGAGACTATGAGCTTGTATCATACATAGGTGCTCCTGTTAAAGTAAACTCTAAAGTATATGGCACTATCAATTTCTCTTCACCAAGTGCAAGACAGTTGGAGTATGACAAAATTGATGATGAGTTTATGAAGCTTTTGGCTCGATGGGCTGGATCATTTTTAGAAAGACAGTTTGCTCATGATGAGCTCTCCCTTACAAAAAAACGATTTGAGATGATTTTTGAGAACAATGCTTCTGGTATATTACTTGTTGATGAAAATTGTAAAATAAATATGGTGAACAAACAATTTTGTGACATCATAGGTTTTTCAAAAGATGAACTTATTGGACAGAGTTCAAGGATTTTTCACACAGATGATACATCTGATAAGATAAGAAAAGAAAATTTTTCAAAGACTAAAGATAGTTCTTACATGAAACTTGAGTATAAACTTAAGACTAAAGACAATAAAAATATATGGTGTGAATTTTTTGGTTCACCAATAAAAATAACAGAAGACACTACAAATATAATCTGGAATATTTTGGACATAACAGCCAAAAAAAATTTACAAGAGCAGCTTGAAACACAAGCTACAACAGATTATTTGACTGAGCTTCATAATAGAAGATATTTTACAAGCAGACTAGAAGAAGAAGTAGCGAGAATAAAGCGAGATAAAAAAGTAACAAGCTCTTTATTGATGTTTGATTTGGATAAATTCAAACTGATAAATGATACTTTAGGGCATCTAATGGGAGATGTTGTACTAAAAATATTTGCTGATATTTTGAAAAAAAATTTACGTAAATCAGATATTGCAGGAAGAATCGGCGGAGAAGAGTTTGCAATGATACTTCCAAGTACCAATATAAGAGAAGCAAAAGTTTTAGCAAATAGGATTCGAGAAGAAGTCTCAAATAAAAAAACAATAATTGATGGAAATTCTATAAACTTTACAGTCAGCATAGGTTTAACAGCTATAGCATCTGATGATGCTAACAGTGACTCTGCTTTTGCACGTGCTGATACTGCACTTTATATGGCAAAAGGAAAAGGACGAAACAGGGTTGAAGTAGAGTGA
- the accD gene encoding acetyl-CoA carboxylase, carboxyltransferase subunit beta — MNLLSIFSFNSDKKQATKNESSSHWVKCKSCHSLMYYKEVENQNYVCPKCGFHLRIGVKERIELLEDEGTFVEFDANLYPIDPLKFVDSKPYTKRIEEGFAKTGRKSSVVSGEIVMNGVSAQIVIFDFGFMGGSLGSVEGEKIVRAVKRAIEKKEGLIILSASGGARMQESTFSLLQMSKTSAALAKLANHNLPYISVLTDPTMGGVSASFATLGDIIIAEPGALIGFAGQRVIEQTIGSALPDGFQRAEFLLEKGSVDMIVNRNELKKTLSDLLILLNNKAA; from the coding sequence TTGAACCTCTTAAGCATTTTTTCTTTTAACTCTGACAAAAAACAGGCGACTAAAAACGAGTCATCTTCTCACTGGGTGAAGTGTAAGTCATGTCACTCTCTTATGTACTACAAAGAAGTTGAAAATCAAAACTATGTATGTCCTAAGTGTGGTTTTCACCTTCGTATAGGTGTGAAAGAGAGAATTGAACTATTAGAAGATGAAGGAACATTTGTTGAATTTGATGCAAATCTTTATCCAATTGATCCTTTAAAGTTTGTAGATTCTAAACCATATACAAAAAGAATAGAAGAAGGTTTTGCAAAAACTGGAAGAAAATCATCAGTAGTTAGTGGTGAAATCGTGATGAACGGTGTATCTGCTCAGATTGTAATATTTGACTTTGGTTTTATGGGTGGATCACTTGGTTCAGTTGAAGGCGAAAAGATAGTTAGAGCTGTAAAGCGTGCTATAGAGAAAAAAGAGGGACTAATCATTCTGAGTGCAAGTGGTGGTGCCAGAATGCAGGAGAGTACTTTCTCTCTTCTTCAAATGAGTAAGACTTCGGCTGCACTTGCAAAACTTGCAAATCACAATCTTCCATATATTTCTGTACTTACTGACCCTACTATGGGCGGTGTTAGTGCTTCTTTTGCAACACTTGGTGATATCATTATAGCAGAACCTGGTGCTCTTATCGGGTTTGCTGGACAGAGAGTTATAGAGCAAACTATTGGTTCAGCTCTTCCTGATGGTTTTCAAAGGGCAGAGTTCTTGCTTGAAAAGGGTTCTGTTGATATGATAGTAAATAGAAACGAACTTAAAAAGACACTTTCAGATTTATTAATACTTTTAAATAATAAAGCTGCTTAA
- a CDS encoding thiamine phosphate synthase, with protein sequence MRLYALCDQELLDKRGLSLEEFIQIAKDHNAEIIQYRNKNADVAFIKQQLIFIRKNYDGFLIVNDAYELIEFCDGVHVGQEDLKAIDEDVFKAVKILRSVIKKEKLLGISTHNEQEVLQANDMDLNYIGLGAYRETSTKKDISGVLGSSLDEIALKSKHLVAAIGGVKLDDNFSNVTYKVIGSGLIK encoded by the coding sequence ATGCGTCTATATGCATTGTGTGACCAAGAGCTTCTTGATAAAAGAGGGCTCTCTTTAGAAGAGTTTATACAGATAGCTAAAGATCACAATGCAGAAATTATTCAGTATAGGAACAAGAATGCTGATGTTGCTTTCATAAAACAGCAACTTATCTTCATACGAAAAAATTATGATGGTTTTTTAATAGTAAATGATGCTTATGAATTGATAGAGTTTTGTGATGGTGTTCATGTTGGACAAGAAGATTTAAAAGCCATAGATGAAGATGTTTTTAAAGCAGTAAAAATTCTCAGAAGTGTGATAAAAAAAGAGAAACTTTTAGGGATTTCTACTCATAATGAGCAAGAGGTTCTTCAAGCAAATGATATGGACTTAAACTATATAGGTCTAGGTGCGTACAGAGAGACAAGTACAAAAAAAGATATCTCTGGTGTTCTAGGTTCAAGTCTGGATGAAATAGCCTTAAAATCAAAGCATCTTGTAGCTGCCATTGGCGGTGTGAAATTAGATGATAATTTTTCAAATGTAACTTATAAAGTTATAGGAAGTGGGCTGATAAAGTGA
- a CDS encoding 23S rRNA (pseudouridine(1915)-N(3))-methyltransferase RlmH: MNIDIISIAKKERSTYDPLYKELTKMISRFAKVEDIELFPKDVAKSHTISPEASKEAYTRAFEPYAKNSFCISLHPDGKLIDSFEFSKLLNDKMSVKFFVGGAYGFEDSFLKQSDAVISLGNITMSHKIAKAVLLEQIYRGFSILSNHPYHK; encoded by the coding sequence GTGAATATAGATATCATCTCAATAGCTAAAAAAGAGCGTTCAACTTATGACCCTCTCTATAAAGAACTAACAAAAATGATTTCTCGCTTCGCAAAAGTGGAAGACATTGAGCTTTTTCCTAAAGATGTAGCAAAATCACACACTATTTCACCAGAAGCCTCAAAAGAGGCATATACGCGTGCTTTTGAGCCATACGCAAAGAACAGTTTTTGCATAAGTTTACACCCTGATGGAAAATTAATCGACAGTTTTGAATTTAGTAAGCTTTTAAATGATAAAATGTCCGTTAAATTTTTCGTAGGCGGTGCTTATGGCTTCGAAGACAGCTTTTTAAAACAAAGTGATGCTGTCATAAGTCTAGGTAATATTACAATGAGTCACAAGATAGCAAAAGCAGTTTTGCTAGAGCAGATTTATAGAGGTTTCTCAATTTTGAGTAACCATCCATATCATAAGTAA
- the dksA gene encoding RNA polymerase-binding protein DksA encodes MQESELNYFKEILESRKVQIIKNITGVNDELAQLSSLELNDEGDHASVNNNSMVESAIVNQQERELREIQVTLGKIVHGDYGICEMCEDPIGFQRLKVKPHAIYCIDCREIVEKSS; translated from the coding sequence GTGCAAGAGAGCGAGTTAAACTACTTTAAAGAGATCTTAGAAAGTAGAAAAGTACAAATAATAAAAAATATTACAGGTGTTAATGATGAGCTGGCACAGCTGAGTTCTTTGGAGTTAAATGATGAAGGTGATCATGCATCTGTTAATAACAATTCTATGGTTGAAAGTGCGATAGTCAATCAACAAGAAAGAGAACTTAGAGAGATTCAAGTTACTTTAGGAAAAATAGTTCATGGTGATTATGGAATATGTGAAATGTGTGAAGACCCTATAGGTTTTCAACGTCTAAAAGTGAAACCTCATGCAATATACTGCATTGACTGTAGAGAAATTGTAGAAAAATCTAGTTAA
- the dusB gene encoding tRNA dihydrouridine synthase DusB: protein MIEKLSFDKPIYVLAPLAGFTDLPFRSVVKKFGADLTVSEMLSSNALAHGSVKTLHMLQKASIEDPYSVQISGSQSDMIRRAVEVLNEHDGIDIIDLNCGCPVPKVVGHGSGSSLLLNLPLMGEIIRTIKDTSNKSLTSVKIRLGFEKKNHIEIAKMVEDSGADFLAVHGRTRAGKFKAAVDYDAIKEIKEAVSIPVIANGDIDSYEKAKWVLEHTGADGVMIGRGAVGAPWIFHQLRTGTQEIDNNIKHDIIMEHFDKMIEFYGAHGVAMFRKHTHTYSKGYKGASALRNSVNSISDISEYRAVIDDFFKYSEQVN from the coding sequence ATGATTGAAAAACTCTCTTTTGACAAACCTATCTATGTCCTAGCCCCTTTGGCTGGGTTTACAGACCTCCCATTTAGAAGCGTTGTTAAAAAGTTTGGAGCTGATCTTACAGTAAGTGAGATGCTAAGCTCAAACGCTCTTGCCCATGGCTCTGTTAAAACACTCCATATGTTGCAAAAAGCATCTATTGAAGATCCTTACTCCGTTCAAATATCAGGCTCCCAGAGTGACATGATAAGACGTGCAGTGGAAGTTCTTAATGAACATGATGGTATAGATATTATTGATTTAAACTGTGGATGCCCTGTTCCTAAGGTCGTTGGGCATGGAAGTGGAAGTTCTCTTCTTTTAAATCTTCCTCTTATGGGTGAGATAATAAGAACTATCAAAGATACTTCAAATAAAAGTCTGACAAGTGTAAAAATTAGACTAGGCTTTGAGAAAAAAAATCATATAGAGATTGCAAAAATGGTAGAAGATAGTGGAGCTGATTTTTTAGCTGTTCATGGTAGAACGCGCGCTGGAAAATTTAAAGCTGCAGTTGATTATGATGCAATTAAAGAGATAAAAGAGGCTGTATCTATACCTGTAATAGCAAATGGAGATATAGACTCTTATGAGAAAGCAAAGTGGGTTTTAGAACATACAGGCGCTGATGGGGTTATGATTGGAAGAGGTGCAGTTGGCGCTCCTTGGATATTTCATCAACTTCGAACAGGCACTCAAGAGATTGACAATAATATTAAGCATGATATAATCATGGAGCACTTTGACAAAATGATAGAGTTTTATGGCGCACATGGCGTTGCTATGTTTAGAAAACATACTCATACCTACTCTAAAGGTTATAAGGGTGCTTCAGCACTTAGAAACAGCGTAAATAGTATATCTGACATTAGTGAGTATCGCGCTGTAATAGATGACTTCTTTAAATATAGTGAACAGGTGAATTAA
- the fliN gene encoding flagellar motor switch protein FliN yields MAKKKKHSYGEQALPFNEDKELSWMNYSGLLDMEVEFVSDLGETELTIAEILKLEKGSIIDLKKPAGESVESYVNGRILGKGEVMVYEKNLAIRINEVLDSSAVLYHLSKERL; encoded by the coding sequence GTGGCTAAGAAAAAAAAACATAGTTATGGAGAACAGGCTCTTCCATTTAATGAAGATAAAGAATTATCATGGATGAACTACAGTGGGCTTTTGGACATGGAAGTAGAGTTTGTATCTGACCTTGGTGAAACCGAACTTACAATTGCTGAAATATTAAAACTAGAAAAAGGCTCAATTATAGATCTTAAAAAACCAGCCGGTGAAAGTGTAGAGTCGTATGTAAATGGTCGTATACTCGGCAAAGGCGAAGTAATGGTTTATGAAAAAAATCTTGCTATTCGTATCAATGAAGTACTAGACTCTAGTGCTGTTTTATACCATCTTTCAAAAGAGAGACTATGA
- a CDS encoding chemotaxis protein CheX produces the protein MLKTIIQASENFCIHQIREPHVISDGINKKRTLIAYIDIEAKNGKKHRVYIASDEKFMQRISKLFLEEDESDEETLIDMTLETTNMIVGSAKVIAEEADENPYTINTPHFEKIDHFDFEYDEAKILKIENDEMIIAIKEL, from the coding sequence ATGTTAAAAACTATAATTCAAGCCTCAGAAAATTTTTGTATCCATCAAATCCGTGAACCTCATGTTATCAGCGATGGTATAAACAAGAAGAGAACACTTATTGCTTATATAGACATAGAAGCTAAAAATGGAAAAAAACATAGAGTATATATAGCATCTGATGAAAAATTTATGCAGAGAATTTCAAAGCTTTTTCTAGAAGAAGATGAGAGCGATGAGGAAACTTTAATAGATATGACGCTAGAAACTACAAATATGATTGTTGGAAGTGCAAAAGTAATCGCAGAAGAAGCAGATGAAAACCCGTACACTATCAATACGCCTCACTTTGAAAAGATAGACCACTTTGACTTTGAGTATGACGAAGCAAAAATTCTAAAGATAGAGAACGATGAAATGATAATTGCAATCAAGGAACTGTGA
- a CDS encoding sulfite exporter TauE/SafE family protein → MIELMFLGVIVGIVSGFFGIGGGTILVPLLLLLGYETKIAIGIAVVQMVFSSVFGSYLNNKKGTLDISMISTIGIGGFIGALLSGTIASSFNDETLEMIFLAFAIFALLRLFFKTKEEKSQREVNKIALFIIGFFLGALSMTIGVGGSIILVPILVGFLHVPLKKAISAGLFFVVFSSIAGFISHARLGHIDFESGLIIGLASLVGVYFGIHLKDIVNTVLQKRLLLSFYFLVVIYLVQRIFI, encoded by the coding sequence ATGATTGAATTGATGTTTCTTGGTGTAATTGTTGGAATAGTCTCCGGCTTCTTTGGTATTGGCGGGGGGACAATCTTAGTTCCTCTCCTTTTACTACTAGGATATGAAACTAAAATAGCAATTGGTATTGCTGTTGTACAGATGGTTTTCAGCTCTGTATTTGGGAGTTACCTTAACAATAAAAAAGGCACATTAGACATTTCAATGATAAGCACCATAGGTATTGGTGGCTTTATCGGAGCACTGTTAAGCGGAACCATAGCATCTAGCTTCAATGATGAAACACTTGAAATGATTTTTTTAGCTTTTGCAATATTTGCATTGCTAAGACTCTTCTTTAAGACAAAAGAAGAGAAGTCACAAAGAGAAGTAAACAAGATAGCACTTTTTATTATAGGCTTCTTTTTAGGAGCACTTAGTATGACTATTGGCGTTGGTGGAAGTATTATATTAGTTCCTATTTTAGTAGGTTTCTTACATGTACCACTAAAAAAAGCCATATCAGCAGGTCTATTTTTTGTAGTCTTTTCTTCAATCGCAGGTTTTATATCACATGCCAGACTTGGGCATATTGATTTTGAGAGTGGTCTGATCATAGGATTAGCTTCTTTAGTTGGAGTTTATTTTGGAATCCATTTAAAAGATATTGTAAATACAGTTTTACAAAAGAGACTGCTGCTGAGTTTTTACTTTTTAGTGGTTATATATTTAGTTCAAAGAATATTTATTTAG
- the uvrA gene encoding excinuclease ABC subunit UvrA: MKKKDVITITGARENNLKNINLTIPKNELVVMTGISGSGKSTLAFGTLYAEGQRRYMESLSSYARQFLDRVGKPDVDKIEGLTPAIAIDQKTTSKNPRSTVGTITEIYDYFRLLYARVGVQHCHKCKKVISQMSASDIIGEVAKLPEGAKLVLLAPLVREKKGSYADMLESLVHKGYVRAMIDGVMVRLDEEIELSKTKKHTIKVVIDRVVVKAENKERIAADVEKALKESYGELEIDILNHKELGLNVSQMHYSEHNACFDCKISFDPLEPLSFSFNSPKGACSECDGLGLRYALDQDKIIDIDLSVEKGAVKIVYGFNKGYYFTFLKGFCAHNDIDITVPYSELPEYQKKAILHGGIEEVSFLWKSHEVKRMWPGIVKIAYDMFKDEKELADYMSEKVCNVCNSNRLRLESLAVRVGQKGISDLLEMPIAKSYEWFANEDNFKYLDAQDTQVAQPILNEIRERLYFLFDVGLGYITLGRDARSISGGEAQRIRIASQIGSGLTGVLYVLDEPSIGLHERDTLKLIRTLRNLQEKGNSVIVVEHDKETIENADFIVDIGSGAGKFGGEVVFSGTLDKLKKAKTLTADYLYGRKKIEYFYRRSQDKYIEIKNVTINNIADLSAKIPLNNFVCITGVSGSGKSSLMLQTLLPTARELLNRARKVNKVAGVEITGLEHVDKVIYLDQSPIGRTPRSNPATYTGVMDEIRNLFSQTKESQIRGYTTSRFSFNVKGGRCEKCQGEGEIKIEMHFLPDIMVKCDTCLGSRYNKQTLEVFYKGKTISDVLNMSVDEAFEFFKPIPKIHQIMKTLVDVGLGYITLGQNAVTLSGGEAQRIKLSKELSRKDTGKTLYILDEPTTGLHFADVDRLTKVLHHFVELGNSVLIIEHNLDMIKNADWVIDMGPEGGSGGGLIIAEGSPEDLASNHGKTGSYTGEYLEKELALHKK, from the coding sequence ATGAAAAAAAAAGATGTAATAACAATAACTGGTGCAAGAGAAAATAATTTAAAAAATATAAATTTAACTATTCCTAAAAATGAGCTGGTTGTTATGACTGGTATTAGCGGTAGCGGTAAATCAACATTGGCATTTGGCACACTGTATGCAGAGGGACAGAGACGATATATGGAGTCTCTCTCTTCATACGCCAGACAGTTTCTTGATCGTGTAGGCAAGCCTGATGTAGATAAGATAGAGGGACTTACTCCCGCTATTGCAATAGATCAAAAGACAACTTCAAAAAATCCACGTTCAACTGTTGGAACTATTACTGAAATATATGACTACTTTAGACTTCTGTATGCTCGTGTAGGTGTTCAGCACTGTCACAAATGTAAAAAAGTAATCTCGCAAATGTCAGCATCTGACATTATCGGTGAAGTTGCTAAACTACCTGAAGGTGCAAAACTTGTACTTTTAGCTCCCCTTGTTCGTGAGAAAAAAGGTTCTTATGCCGATATGTTAGAGTCTCTTGTTCATAAGGGATATGTGAGAGCTATGATAGATGGTGTGATGGTTAGACTTGATGAAGAGATTGAGCTTTCTAAGACTAAAAAACATACTATTAAAGTTGTTATAGACAGAGTTGTTGTTAAGGCTGAAAATAAAGAGCGTATCGCAGCTGATGTTGAAAAAGCTCTTAAAGAGAGTTATGGCGAACTAGAGATAGATATTTTAAATCACAAAGAACTTGGTTTAAATGTGTCTCAGATGCATTACAGTGAGCATAACGCTTGTTTTGACTGTAAGATAAGTTTTGATCCGCTTGAACCTCTTTCATTTTCTTTTAACTCACCTAAGGGTGCTTGTAGTGAGTGTGATGGTCTTGGTCTTAGGTATGCACTTGATCAAGATAAGATTATAGATATAGATTTATCAGTAGAAAAGGGTGCAGTTAAGATTGTTTACGGCTTTAACAAAGGTTACTACTTTACATTTTTAAAAGGCTTCTGTGCTCATAATGATATAGATATAACAGTTCCTTACTCTGAACTACCTGAGTACCAGAAGAAAGCAATTTTACACGGTGGCATAGAAGAAGTCAGTTTTCTATGGAAGAGTCATGAAGTAAAAAGAATGTGGCCAGGGATAGTGAAAATAGCATACGATATGTTCAAAGATGAAAAAGAATTAGCTGATTATATGAGTGAGAAAGTTTGTAATGTTTGTAATTCAAATAGACTTCGTCTTGAATCTTTAGCTGTTAGAGTAGGGCAAAAAGGTATATCTGACCTTCTAGAGATGCCAATAGCCAAATCATATGAGTGGTTTGCAAATGAAGACAATTTTAAATATCTTGATGCTCAAGACACGCAAGTAGCACAGCCTATTTTAAATGAAATCAGAGAGAGACTTTACTTTTTGTTTGATGTTGGACTTGGTTATATAACCCTAGGGCGTGATGCAAGAAGCATAAGTGGTGGTGAAGCTCAGAGAATCCGTATAGCATCTCAGATAGGAAGCGGTCTTACTGGTGTTTTATATGTTTTAGATGAGCCTAGTATCGGCCTACATGAGAGAGATACTTTAAAATTAATCCGTACTCTAAGAAATCTTCAAGAAAAAGGGAACAGCGTTATTGTTGTTGAGCATGATAAAGAGACCATAGAAAATGCTGACTTTATTGTAGATATCGGTAGCGGAGCCGGTAAATTTGGTGGAGAAGTTGTTTTTAGCGGAACCTTAGATAAGCTAAAAAAGGCTAAAACACTAACTGCTGATTATCTTTATGGAAGAAAAAAGATAGAGTATTTTTACAGACGTTCACAAGATAAATATATAGAGATAAAAAACGTAACTATAAATAATATTGCTGACTTAAGTGCTAAAATACCTTTAAATAATTTTGTATGTATCACAGGTGTAAGTGGAAGCGGAAAAAGTTCTTTGATGCTTCAAACTCTTCTGCCAACTGCAAGAGAGTTACTAAATCGTGCAAGAAAAGTCAATAAAGTAGCTGGTGTTGAGATAACAGGACTAGAACATGTTGATAAAGTAATCTACCTTGACCAAAGCCCGATAGGTAGAACTCCAAGAAGTAATCCAGCAACTTACACAGGTGTAATGGATGAAATAAGAAATTTATTTTCTCAAACAAAAGAGTCTCAGATAAGAGGTTATACAACTTCTAGATTTAGCTTTAACGTTAAGGGTGGACGTTGTGAAAAGTGTCAAGGTGAGGGTGAAATCAAGATAGAGATGCACTTTCTTCCTGATATCATGGTTAAGTGTGATACTTGTCTTGGAAGTAGATATAACAAACAGACTTTAGAAGTTTTTTACAAAGGTAAAACGATATCTGATGTTTTAAACATGAGTGTAGACGAGGCATTTGAGTTTTTTAAACCTATTCCAAAAATACACCAAATAATGAAAACACTTGTGGATGTCGGACTTGGTTATATTACATTAGGTCAAAATGCTGTAACACTCTCTGGTGGTGAGGCTCAAAGAATAAAACTAAGTAAAGAATTGAGTCGTAAAGATACTGGAAAAACTCTCTATATTTTAGATGAGCCAACAACAGGACTTCACTTTGCAGATGTAGATAGGCTTACAAAAGTTCTTCACCACTTTGTAGAACTTGGAAACTCAGTTCTTATCATTGAGCATAATTTAGATATGATTAAAAATGCTGACTGGGTTATAGATATGGGTCCAGAAGGTGGCTCTGGTGGTGGTCTTATCATCGCTGAAGGCTCACCTGAAGACTTGGCAAGCAATCATGGAAAAACAGGCTCTTATACTGGTGAATATTTAGAAAAA